The Abditibacteriota bacterium genome window below encodes:
- a CDS encoding GNAT family N-acetyltransferase codes for MILTTERLLLRPWAESDAEELYRYARDPRIGPIAGWEPHTSVEYSRQVIRDELSGPGNFAVVLKETGLPVGCAGCLIGEGLEGGLPETEALAGYWIGVPYWGRGLIPEAMREIMRYAFLELGLKKLWAGYYDGNDRSARVLEKCGFHYHHSAADVPAVPKELLRTLHMTCISKEDYLKPAAYTPGGNRIERLSKPTFTVIGREGSTEEGPGFIQRLWQEVRDHFTELVLLMKQDPDGTPAGFWGAMTDFSRSFRPWENYERGLYLAGAECADGAEAPEGWTKWTVPAFEYLRVENTGPEAFGDMILWLTQKHMDLAGAVQEFECIRTNKKYLYFPVRRL; via the coding sequence ATGATACTCACAACGGAAAGGCTTTTGCTCAGGCCCTGGGCAGAAAGCGACGCAGAAGAACTGTACAGATACGCCCGGGACCCCCGGATAGGCCCCATCGCCGGCTGGGAGCCCCATACCAGCGTGGAATACTCCCGGCAGGTCATCCGGGACGAACTTTCCGGTCCGGGCAACTTTGCCGTGGTGTTAAAAGAGACCGGGCTCCCGGTGGGCTGCGCAGGCTGTCTGATCGGGGAAGGCTTAGAAGGCGGGCTGCCCGAAACGGAGGCCCTGGCGGGCTACTGGATAGGCGTGCCTTACTGGGGCCGGGGGCTCATCCCCGAGGCTATGCGGGAGATCATGAGATACGCCTTTCTGGAACTGGGGCTGAAAAAGCTTTGGGCCGGATACTATGACGGCAACGACAGGTCGGCCCGGGTGCTGGAAAAATGCGGGTTTCACTATCATCACTCCGCAGCGGACGTCCCCGCCGTCCCCAAAGAGCTCCTGCGGACCCTGCATATGACTTGCATATCAAAAGAGGACTATTTGAAGCCGGCGGCATATACGCCCGGGGGGAACAGGATAGAGCGGCTTTCGAAGCCGACCTTCACCGTCATAGGCAGGGAAGGCTCCACCGAAGAGGGCCCCGGTTTTATTCAGAGGCTGTGGCAGGAAGTGAGAGACCATTTTACAGAGCTGGTCCTGCTGATGAAGCAGGATCCCGACGGAACGCCTGCGGGCTTCTGGGGCGCCATGACCGACTTTTCCCGGTCCTTCCGCCCCTGGGAAAACTATGAGAGGGGCCTGTATCTGGCCGGGGCGGAATGCGCGGACGGCGCCGAGGCCCCGGAAGGGTGGACCAAATGGACAGTCCCCGCATTTGAATATCTGAGGGTGGAAAACACCGGCCCGGAAGCCTTCGGCGATATGATACTCTGGCTGACCCAAAAACACATGGACCTGGCAGGGGCGGTGCAGGAATTCGAATGCATCAGGACCAACAAGAAATACCTGTATTTCCCCGTCAGGAGACTGTAA